The DNA region ATGGTCGTCTATGTCTCGCAAACATAAAACGCAAGgtgaattgaagaaaaaatgtttcgacGTTGTTCACGTGTGTTCACCGGcacaacatacatatatcagtGCACTCTTACCATCTTCGTAGATAAAACACGacgtatgaaaatataaaaagtaacatAAATCAGAAACAATGTCACTCAACACaacaaaataacaataacaataacacaacaataacaataacaaaaatccTAAGGTGACCGATCGTCGAGTTtggaattttttgtttattttcgattgttttctttattaatttctactcACCACTTCtctgcattttttttcccccaaagGACGTTAATGTCGTTCTTTAATCATAACTCAAACGGGTGTGTCACATGAAAAAGTAAACGTGTATTtaatgtctctctttctttctctctttctctctctctctttttttctgtttctcttattattttattttttctttttctttttttttttgttgtcaccactttctctctctctctctctttttctccggTGAAAACGCGCAAGATGGCGATGATCACGATAGcgttaacgaataataaagatCTTAATCTAtcctattaaattattattcgcaTAACACAAGAACTAATACAACGAGAATAATATTCACGTATTCAGGTATATTTTGAAATGTTATTGAGAACTCGACAAAAATCAAGATACGCGTGCGCGCAAATATATGACCCTACGAGACAGGCAATACGATTGGGCAAATATTACACGAGGAGCACGATTCACACCAGTTCACTAGAGGCGCGAGATGCTCGTTTTCAAGTGAACTCTTATAATacactttctttccttttctcatatacatatatatatatatatatatatatatatatatatatatatatatatatatatgtatatatatatatacacataacctttctcttttactctctgtCACTACCAATCACTGTTCACCATTCGTTTGAGAAATCAACTGCGCATGCTCGATTCGACGCCATCTTGTCAACTGTTACCATAGAAACTGAGGAAAttgtaaacaaacaaaatttacCTGTATGATTTTATCAATTACTTTTGAAAACATTTGTAAGTTTGTTTTATCAATAATGATTAACCAGAATGATCGATATACCTCATTTCGTTGCATATATAATTCCTCTGAAAAGAATACTTTTAAGTCAATAATACCTATGTTATCATAAGTACGACATTATTAAGAATTTGACATCGAAAtgtattatacacacacatattcaagtttatataacatttattattacacaaCTTCCTTAAAGACACTTTCATTGTTTAAAATcgtatattacttattataataacaaaactgCTCATAAATACTATTACATggcagttctttttttctcctagcacataaagaagacaaaatcttaacattgtttttaatcatatttacATGTATTCTAGCTTGTGCTAGGGAAGAAATCATTCACCTAAATTGATATGTATTTTGTTCCCTGTGAATAACATTAATTAGAGATGAAGTTTCacatataagaataaaattctttcgataGTTAAGAATGTAAAATGTCTTTGTTCGCACTTTTTTCGACAAAtacgtattttataaataagattcatagaaaatagaagaaaatttttatacgaaatagATATGAGTTTTCTTCCTAATcacatgaatattattatgaaatgaaatattaataaataaatttgtgcacaaagtatataagtatataaatagctatttatcaaataaatttggTCAAATAAGACTGATATAAGATAGAAATgtaatgactttttttttactacaaaTTACTTGTACTATGCAGctataaaagttaattaaagttaaagaaactttgttgttatattaaataaatgaaaagtaataagagtacggtaataaatatataattatacgttATTCTGATAATGATACCGACATTGTTAATGTGCAATTCGTTTGTTGTtcaatctctttcttatattacgtctatatgaattttttagaTGACCTGTTTTCATACTATTGTCACGATAAAATTGTAAGTACAATGAACCACATTATTTtcagaagaatgaaagagagagaaagaaagagagagagagagagaaagagagcagtGAATACTTAATGAGGTAGAAAAGTAATTAAGACGatgtaaaatcaaataatgGCATTTCGAGTGGTGTTAAAGGTGGCAAGGGTGCTAAACATAACGAATGTGTATCATCTGGCCTAATTTCATCATTAGGATTCACAGAAATAGCATGCAAACGTTCTGTCAATTGTTtcacttcttcctctttagCTTCTAATTGACTTAACAAGCTTCCAACTAGACAGCGCAACTGACAATTAAcagtttttaattcttctataACCGTGCCAGTATCTTTTGGATGTTTGAACGCACTGCTTTCTGTATCTGGTAATAATATCAAGCTTAACAAACTATCTTGCTCTTCTATAGTTCTAAATAATGCTTGACGCAATGAACTGTTGTTTCTATCGGATGCAGATTCCGTagaatttcctttttcgttttgctTGAATATTTGCTTTGAAATGAGATCTCTCTTTTGAGTTTCTAAATTAGCTTTATATTCTTCATATTGAGCTTGCTTCATTCTATGgtgacataaaaaataatatttacaattatatatttcttttttttcttttttttttttcttatactaaatattactaaatattgacgaaaagtgaaaagaaaagaaaagaaaatgaaaaaagaaacgagaaaaagaaatttatttatttacctaACAACAGCTGCTTGTCTTTTGTGATAATCTCGTTGAAGTGCAAGAGATTCCAAAGTAATTGCAGTATGTATGGATCTAACAAATGGTATAGAACTTTGACCAATTAAAATGGAAGGGTGAGATTCCGTGATGCTTGGTTCTGTAAAGTTTGATTGAAGTTGTGTAAACGCCTCTGATAAAAGCTGAACAACAGCTTCGTGACAATCAGCTGCTTCTTCAAAACGTCCTTCTCTGAGTAATGCTTCAGCCCTCCTTTGTCGTTCGTGTGCCtacaaaattcaaataattaagtTTCAATGGGATgttaaggaaaataataataataataataataataataataataaaagaaaaaaaatctttataatattctcaATATTCctaatatactattattattattattattatttatatttatatacaaacgtggaaaattcataaaagaaatatttacttttatgtaaaatatatttctttaaattaattatttatcgtattaatgatagactttattttaaaaaattttaaatcaatagaaaattgttattcccaaaagtaaataattcttaGTAAATACAATTCCTATGTGTAATACGATGGCGGACATTGAAGACAGAGAACAGGGGTTATGTGACTGTTGTATTTTACTATTGAACTTCTACTGAAGATATTTTACCGTGTTAACTTTTTATTGGCATCGTTGTAAGTTTATCAGacattataatagaaaataaatcatttcttgaaatttcatttgataacAAATGCATCGAGAATAATATCGTCAAGCTTCGTTTCTACATTTacacataaattttaataaaatttcttgtaaTTATACTGGGTAagtcaaaaattaaaattctttttaaactttaaataacgaaatattaattcccgtttacatataatatttcgttattgTAAATCATTATAGTAAAGCAGAATAAACCTaacgaagtaaaataaaaaaaaaaaaaaaaaaaaaaaaaaaaaagaaagaaaataaaagaaaagaaacaagcggcaaatttaaaattgaaaagaataatttaaagaacGCACTATTATTCACTTGTTTTtatgaaacatttaatttaattaataagacaTTTATTAACACTGAAAATCACTTATATTCGTTTGTTtctacgattaattaattcccTTATAAAGAACGAGTAAGAATGCGGTATAATATTGAACTGATAGATGGTCGTTCGATCGTTAATATACtatctttgtaaaaaaatatattcaagtgTATGAATTGACCTTcagataattttcatttatatgtatgacAGAATTTATTTCTAAGGTCGTTTCTTTCACTTACATTTCTTTGTTTCAAGACAGTCCAGTTCTTATCGTCGTTACGACGTTagtgatgtatatatatatatatacacatgtatgtatatacaataaaatgataataagtaACGCGAGAAATatgtgaattttattttattaatacgtatatttatatattttcattgtttataatttttatttaatttaacttttcaTAATTgggttaataatttaataggattgcatcttaataataaaaagaaaaagatcatagaataaattttgaagaaatttgTTTTGATAAAGTAAATGTATTAGACACAATTGAACTAATTACATTGTTACATGAAACATTATtactgataatatattttattagaaagtaattttattatttaatatattttttaaattaatggaTATAAGATATTCAGTTGATAACTTTCTAAATATTTGGATAAACAAAAATAGCTTAGATTCTTTCATTGGTATTGTTAtcttagagaaaaatatatccattgaaaactttgattattttcttttataacttATTGTTACTATCTTTTAAACAACaacgttttaaatatttaatcttaaaaatatattttgactcattatatttatttgacgGAAATTGTTCTTGATAAACATTTCTAGTTCGccatatcttttcttttctttatttttctttttttattttccaaccATGGACTACTGCGactatacaatttatttctaacaaaaatataagaataagataataaaagacataagaattattttaatgatacatGTATCTTCTTCTGCTGGAATATAAATGATTCATATTGAAAAgggtaagataaaaaaaaagaaacaaagaaataaacaaatcaaaaataaaagagaaggaagcaaaagaaaatgaattattagcAATAGTATCTCTGTCAAATTATAAAGAATGCATCATTGTGAATAGAGTTAGAGAAACATTTAGATGATACTTTAGACTATTTAtaggaaataaaaacatagtaaataaacgtaaatgtagtgaataaatgtacaaaattaaaaaaaggaacaaatattGGAAAGAAATGGTatcatcaaaattatattagtatctatgagataaagaaatagagatagagagagagagagagagagagagagagagagagagagagagagagagagagagagagagagagagaaatagaaagagagagagtgagagaaagagaaaaagagggagagaaaaaatagcaTCTTAATGGTTTCTCCTTGTGCAACAGGAGACGACGTAAATCGTAATCGAGGAAACATACgttccaataataataaagcgtCTGATGGTACTCACCAGGTTCAAGGCAGAAGCCTCCATGACTGATCAGCTGATCGAACGATAGGAAGAAAACAGAACGAGACACGTGCCTTGTTATCATCCGCAGGCGGTTTTGATAAAAGGTTTATTGTGTTTCATCGACCAAGCTGCTTGTTGCGTTTAATTTCACGTTAGTTTCTCAGGTTCGTCGCGAGATGGCGTTAGTTATACACATGAAACGAACAAAACGTTAACGTACCGGCACGCTTTACTCTTAAGCATGTAATTCTctgtcctttttattattattattttccttttgttaaTTATACAACATTTTCGTCGTTCCGCCTTTGCATTACCATCGAACAACATCAATCACGGTACGTacgttttacattttaatgatCTATCATTTATCTTTCAGATAGATCAAATTGCATCtgtcaaatttttaatacgtatTATACAATATCAAAGTGTAAAAATCTTCACGTCATAACCTAATACGTaatcttatattaatataatacgagGAATTCATTTACATTGGAGATTATTTATCtcactttctttcgtttctttttatttttcttttttcttttctttttcactttaaaTTCATTTCCACGTATTCCGTGAAATTACTTCGATCGCGTGTCATTCATTCGTTAAGGAATACatttgcgcgcgcgcgcgcgtttacatgtatttatgtatttgttaaattcttcgaaattttttttcttttcttatttttcttttctctttttttattaaaaattttatttccacttgaatattttcaatggatCTATTTTTAGGTTAAGTATTAATGCATATTTATGCACATgccaatatacatatatatttattatatatatatatatatatatatatatatatatatatatatatatatatatatatatatatatatatatatatatatatatcatttgtatGTATTCAAAAGTatctgtaaataaatataagtaaaatatagaTTCAATCAAGCTATTACAAAGCCGATTACAGTCACATAGATTACCATGATTCACACTTCGATGTTACTACGTTGTAAGGCAACTTTACGGTCGTTGGGGCTTCTGCCTTGCACATAAAAGGCGAGAAGAAATTAAGCGAGAACGTTCATAATGACTAAGCCgaatggaaatattataatgaagagaaattattagaaatattttaatcaatatatatatatatatgtatgtgt from Vespa velutina chromosome 3, iVesVel2.1, whole genome shotgun sequence includes:
- the LOC124948080 gene encoding nuclear receptor-binding factor 2-like, which produces MEASALNLAHERQRRAEALLREGRFEEAADCHEAVVQLLSEAFTQLQSNFTEPSITESHPSILIGQSSIPFVRSIHTAITLESLALQRDYHKRQAAVVRMKQAQYEEYKANLETQKRDLISKQIFKQNEKGNSTESASDRNNSSLRQALFRTIEEQDSLLSLILLPDTESSAFKHPKDTGTVIEELKTVNCQLRCLVGSLLSQLEAKEEEVKQLTERLHAISVNPNDEIRPDDTHSLCLAPLPPLTPLEMPLFDFTSS